In the Clostridium beijerinckii genome, one interval contains:
- a CDS encoding methyl-accepting chemotaxis protein, giving the protein MLKNIKIINSVILMVILSTVVSLSIAIIGYNNMKTINSNSSSMYTIALTRIIKTEEIRQTFLNIRLNVNRISISEFNDDDVAAIDNDYSAINKMVEDYEKLSLSTIETNNLSEFKKDSSAYYEQIKNLEKGNKLYGIDLEKFNQLGVEMQLFLDNLVTYSSNTANALHNDNMSLYIRSTKIFFITFFIGFILQILVSSSIILVIRKSIKEIMSDLDNVAAGDFSFEINTNLKNEFGRMKKSLKVTISNISSMLEEVQNSANVVNIQATNLLGASDEMSSSAQEINAAVQEVANAATEQSSDLMNVKTSLDSFADSLDQITSSINDVNSNIHNISSMAEDSNSKLEFLFNSIKDVNESFDTVRNKVVQLDNHVEQVNNITTIINSIADQTDLLALNAAIESARAGEVGRGFSVVAEEIRKLAEQSKVSASNISGLITNINNEAQIAVKTTDLGKDSLNNQSVLIEDSIKSFALIFKAINTILPRVDNINKSIENINIEKDLIISKTLDISGVSEENAASSEEIAASVQQINSSFNDVATSAQTLSNLTTSMMNEVSKFKL; this is encoded by the coding sequence ATGCTGAAAAATATTAAAATTATCAATAGCGTTATTTTGATGGTTATCTTATCAACGGTTGTATCGTTATCTATCGCAATAATTGGTTATAACAACATGAAAACGATTAACTCAAATTCATCATCAATGTACACAATTGCATTAACAAGAATTATTAAAACTGAGGAAATTAGACAAACATTCTTAAATATTCGGTTAAATGTCAATAGAATTTCTATATCTGAATTTAATGATGATGATGTAGCAGCTATAGATAATGACTACTCTGCCATAAACAAAATGGTGGAAGATTACGAAAAACTATCGCTTAGCACTATAGAAACAAACAATTTATCTGAATTTAAGAAGGATTCCTCAGCTTATTATGAACAAATTAAGAATCTTGAAAAAGGCAATAAATTATATGGTATAGATTTAGAAAAATTTAATCAATTGGGAGTTGAAATGCAACTTTTTCTTGATAATTTAGTGACTTATAGTTCAAATACTGCTAATGCTCTACATAATGACAATATGAGTTTATACATTAGAAGCACTAAAATCTTTTTTATCACTTTCTTCATTGGTTTTATTCTTCAGATACTTGTTTCCTCTTCTATAATCTTGGTTATAAGAAAGTCTATAAAAGAAATAATGTCCGATTTGGATAATGTTGCTGCGGGTGACTTTAGTTTCGAAATAAACACTAATTTAAAAAACGAATTTGGCAGAATGAAAAAATCACTCAAAGTAACAATTTCAAACATCTCCTCAATGCTCGAAGAAGTGCAAAATTCAGCAAATGTTGTAAATATACAAGCAACTAATTTATTAGGAGCTTCAGACGAAATGTCTTCTTCTGCACAGGAAATTAATGCTGCTGTTCAAGAAGTAGCTAATGCTGCCACTGAACAATCTAGTGACCTAATGAATGTAAAAACTTCATTGGATAGTTTTGCTGATTCACTAGATCAAATAACCTCATCAATTAATGATGTAAACTCAAATATACATAATATTAGTTCAATGGCCGAAGATAGTAACTCTAAGTTAGAATTTTTATTTAATTCTATTAAAGATGTAAACGAATCTTTTGATACTGTAAGAAATAAAGTTGTTCAATTAGATAATCATGTTGAACAAGTAAATAACATAACTACTATTATAAATTCAATTGCTGATCAAACTGATTTATTAGCATTAAATGCTGCAATTGAGTCTGCTCGCGCAGGGGAAGTGGGGCGTGGATTCTCTGTAGTTGCAGAGGAAATCAGAAAACTCGCGGAACAATCTAAAGTATCTGCCAGTAATATAAGTGGCTTGATTACTAATATTAATAACGAAGCCCAAATAGCGGTTAAGACTACTGATTTAGGTAAAGATAGCTTAAATAATCAATCAGTCCTTATTGAAGATTCTATAAAATCTTTTGCTTTAATATTTAAGGCTATAAATACTATATTGCCTAGAGTTGATAATATAAATAAATCTATTGAAAATATAAATATTGAAAAAGATCTCATAATCTCAAAAACGTTAGATATTTCTGGAGTATCAGAAGAAAATGCAGCTTCATCTGAAGAAATAGCAGCCTCAGTACAACAAATAAATTCATCTTTTAATGATGTAGCAACTTCAGCTCAAACTTTATCAAATTTAACAACCTCTATGATGAACGAAGTAAGTAAATTTAAATTATAA
- a CDS encoding extracellular solute-binding protein: MKNFKFLNVTLVIVLMTTILTGCGSKNVSKSTQPITLNIIDVSGSMQLVGDSIDQFKAANPDLIGDVVVKKSTALEVPSLLKAQILSEDMKTNLIFTGIDGLSTCIDRDVIENIMPTYGSRFPDLESNYSSGAKATYDLVKGYAITYVYSPSGPFFTYNPDTVQNIPKTPDELLAFAKANPEKFTYARPAGSGPGRIFLQGLPYILGDKDPKDPKTWDKTWAYLKELNQYIDYYPAKTGTTFTELKAGKRSIIASQLGWDMNQRIIGGIPQTYQGFVLNNTTLVADAQYMAIPKGLSDEQKNVVLKLMAWLMTPKMQAITYDSGYFYPGPSVKNVSLDMAPKESQDKIKPAIRQSYEDSINTLPNSTQLDTTKFMDALNMWDQLFGTKVRR; this comes from the coding sequence ATGAAAAATTTTAAATTTCTAAATGTTACGCTTGTAATAGTTTTGATGACGACTATATTAACAGGCTGCGGTTCAAAGAATGTTTCCAAATCAACTCAGCCTATTACTTTAAATATAATAGATGTTTCAGGAAGCATGCAATTAGTCGGAGATTCCATAGATCAATTTAAAGCTGCAAACCCTGATTTAATAGGAGATGTCGTAGTAAAAAAATCTACTGCATTAGAGGTTCCATCTTTATTAAAAGCTCAAATTTTATCTGAAGATATGAAAACAAATTTGATTTTTACTGGAATTGATGGTCTTTCCACATGTATTGATAGAGATGTTATAGAAAATATTATGCCTACATATGGCAGCAGATTTCCTGATTTAGAAAGTAATTATAGTTCTGGTGCTAAAGCCACTTATGATTTAGTAAAGGGTTATGCGATAACTTATGTGTATTCACCTAGCGGCCCATTCTTTACTTATAACCCAGATACCGTACAAAATATACCTAAAACGCCTGATGAGCTTTTGGCTTTCGCTAAAGCTAATCCTGAAAAGTTCACATATGCAAGACCCGCGGGTTCAGGACCAGGCAGAATTTTTCTTCAAGGGTTACCATATATTCTTGGAGATAAGGATCCCAAAGATCCTAAAACTTGGGACAAGACTTGGGCTTATCTTAAAGAATTGAATCAATACATAGATTATTATCCTGCTAAAACTGGTACTACATTCACAGAATTAAAAGCCGGAAAAAGATCTATTATAGCAAGTCAGTTAGGATGGGATATGAATCAGAGAATCATAGGTGGTATTCCACAAACTTATCAAGGATTTGTATTAAACAATACTACATTGGTTGCAGATGCTCAGTATATGGCAATTCCAAAAGGACTTAGCGATGAACAAAAAAATGTAGTTTTAAAACTAATGGCATGGCTTATGACGCCAAAGATGCAGGCAATAACATACGATAGCGGTTATTTTTATCCTGGACCTTCTGTAAAAAATGTTTCACTTGATATGGCTCCAAAAGAAAGTCAAGATAAAATAAAACCAGCTATAAGACAATCTTATGAAGATTCTATTAATACACTTCCAAATTCGACGCAATTAGACACAACTAAATTCATGGACGCTTTAAATATGTGGGATCAATTATTTGGAACTAAAGTAAGAAGATAA
- a CDS encoding APC family permease — MLTKFLDVLLGEPLSNEQGCNEKYNIPFGLAIMASDAISSVAYAAQEILFVLIVLGVAAYQWLTWTSFMIIGLLIILTISYIQIIRAYPQGGGAYKVANENIGKKSGLAAGAGLIISYILTVAVSASAGADAIISAFSNLTEYKVMFVLIIIIVLTVLNLRGISESSKIFAIPTYIFIFSMAFMILYGLFKYFILNIHPEPMYSIPANTTENVSIFLILRAFSSGCSALTGVEAVSNSVPNFQEPSQKSAKTVMILLAALIFFIFGGTSVLAIFYTAVPIANGPTVVSQIAFAIFGNGIMYYIIQFSTAVILLMACNTAYTGFPMLMYIVGKDGFAPRQFTIRGKRLSFSFGIVALSCIACILVIIFKADTHRLIPLYAIGVFISFTLGQFGMVNHWRKEKGNGWVKRAIINGIGSVVTLLTTIIILIEKFSEGAFIVAILIPIIIVIQLRIKKHYDKVACGLSISQLNLKKVNLRKKYTHIVIVPIASLNKATIGALQYAQSVSDNVIALNISPDKEAMEKLKSRWSELDTDILLVAKYSPYRAVVTPLLKNIELIANSTAKDEKITVIVPQFVTNERFGEVLHNHTSFFIRETLLKNDNIIVSTYPYHLLDEDVKQSK, encoded by the coding sequence ATGCTTACAAAGTTTTTAGATGTTTTATTAGGAGAACCTTTATCAAATGAACAAGGATGTAATGAAAAGTATAATATTCCTTTTGGATTAGCAATTATGGCAAGTGATGCAATATCATCTGTTGCCTATGCTGCTCAGGAGATTCTTTTTGTTTTAATAGTTCTAGGTGTAGCAGCATATCAGTGGTTAACATGGACCTCTTTTATGATTATAGGATTATTAATAATATTAACAATTTCTTATATTCAGATTATTAGGGCTTATCCTCAAGGTGGGGGAGCTTACAAAGTAGCCAATGAAAATATAGGAAAAAAATCTGGCTTAGCAGCTGGTGCAGGTTTAATAATTAGTTATATACTTACTGTCGCAGTTAGCGCCAGTGCAGGTGCAGATGCTATTATTTCTGCATTTAGCAATTTGACAGAATATAAAGTTATGTTTGTTTTAATAATAATTATAGTTTTGACTGTTTTAAATTTAAGAGGTATAAGTGAATCTTCAAAAATTTTTGCTATACCTACGTATATTTTTATTTTTAGCATGGCTTTTATGATACTTTATGGTTTGTTTAAGTACTTTATATTAAATATTCATCCAGAACCAATGTATTCTATCCCAGCAAATACTACAGAAAATGTATCGATATTTCTTATTTTAAGAGCTTTTTCATCAGGATGTTCTGCCTTAACTGGAGTAGAGGCAGTAAGTAATTCCGTTCCGAATTTTCAGGAACCGAGCCAAAAAAGTGCAAAGACTGTTATGATATTATTAGCAGCTTTAATATTTTTCATATTTGGAGGAACTTCGGTACTTGCTATATTCTATACAGCTGTACCAATAGCAAATGGTCCTACAGTTGTTTCACAAATAGCATTTGCTATTTTTGGGAATGGCATAATGTACTATATAATTCAATTTAGCACTGCTGTAATTTTACTTATGGCATGCAATACAGCATATACAGGATTTCCAATGCTAATGTATATAGTTGGGAAGGATGGTTTTGCACCACGACAATTCACTATTAGAGGTAAACGACTTAGTTTTTCTTTTGGAATCGTTGCATTATCATGTATAGCTTGTATCTTAGTTATTATATTTAAGGCAGACACTCATAGGTTGATTCCACTATATGCTATAGGCGTATTTATATCTTTTACTCTAGGGCAATTTGGAATGGTGAATCATTGGAGAAAAGAAAAAGGTAATGGTTGGGTGAAACGTGCAATAATCAACGGTATTGGTTCTGTTGTTACTTTATTAACAACGATAATAATTTTAATTGAAAAATTTAGTGAAGGTGCATTTATAGTTGCAATTTTAATTCCAATCATAATTGTAATTCAGCTAAGAATAAAAAAACACTATGATAAAGTGGCTTGTGGTTTAAGTATTAGTCAATTAAATCTGAAAAAGGTGAATTTAAGAAAGAAATATACTCATATTGTGATAGTTCCAATTGCTAGCTTAAATAAAGCAACAATAGGTGCGTTGCAATATGCTCAAAGTGTAAGCGATAATGTTATTGCTCTTAATATTTCACCAGACAAGGAAGCTATGGAAAAATTAAAATCTAGATGGAGTGAGTTAGATACAGATATATTACTTGTCGCAAAATATTCTCCATATAGAGCTGTGGTTACTCCTTTATTAAAGAATATAGAATTGATTGCAAATTCAACAGCTAAAGATGAGAAGATAACAGTAATAGTGCCTCAATTTGTTACTAATGAAAGATTTGGTGAGGTTTTACATAATCATACAAGTTTCTTTATTAGAGAAACCTTATTGAAGAATGATAACATAATTGTATCTACTTATCCTTATCATCTGTTAGATGAGGATGTAAAGCAAAGTAAGTAA
- a CDS encoding HNH endonuclease, whose translation MAQNHICELCNRNVSSITKHHLIPLEKGGEKFKTLSLCSTCHRQIHALFTNRELATHYRSLESLKKDIKIVKFLKFIQNIPGDSYLDIKKSRHVRKSC comes from the coding sequence ATGGCACAAAACCATATATGTGAATTATGCAATAGAAATGTTTCTAGCATTACTAAACATCACTTAATTCCCTTAGAAAAAGGCGGAGAAAAATTTAAAACACTCTCTTTATGTTCAACCTGTCATAGACAAATTCATGCTCTTTTCACGAATCGTGAATTAGCAACACACTATCGAAGTCTTGAATCATTAAAGAAAGATATAAAGATAGTTAAATTTCTTAAATTCATTCAGAATATTCCCGGTGATTCTTATTTAGACATAAAAAAATCAAGACATGTACGAAAAAGTTGTTAG
- a CDS encoding GNAT family N-acetyltransferase, translating into MNNITYEFINYKSKEFKEVSELRFKILFKPYNKIHKYDYDELDYSSIHLVGLDKGAVVAYSRMTNYNMNSKMTNIVVSEKYVGKGIGIEMLKRHKIKAKEFGVICLYLNARLDTINFYKKAGFQCKGNIFISEKSGLALQPMYFKIN; encoded by the coding sequence ATGAATAATATTACATATGAATTTATAAATTATAAAAGTAAAGAGTTTAAAGAAGTATCTGAATTAAGGTTTAAAATACTTTTTAAACCATATAATAAAATTCATAAATACGACTATGATGAATTAGATTATAGCAGTATACATTTGGTAGGATTAGATAAGGGGGCTGTTGTTGCATATTCAAGAATGACCAATTATAATATGAATAGTAAAATGACAAATATAGTTGTTAGTGAAAAATATGTGGGTAAAGGCATTGGCATTGAAATGTTAAAAAGACATAAAATTAAGGCTAAAGAGTTTGGAGTTATATGTTTATATTTGAATGCAAGATTAGATACAATTAATTTTTATAAAAAGGCAGGATTCCAGTGCAAAGGAAATATATTTATATCAGAAAAAAGTGGATTAGCATTACAGCCTATGTATTTTAAAATAAACTAA
- a CDS encoding iron-containing alcohol dehydrogenase family protein, translated as MKTSTHRIAIPSILEVGKGNINNVGNLIKKAMFKSVLICFGEGLEELFGDSICNSLKEANIDISRIETISDVNFEKISVKAFEISNDVEALIGVGGGKAIDAVKYMSFLRKLPFISIPTSTSNDGFSSAGASLLVNGKRMSLPAKTPYGIIVDIDVIKSAPEKFIYSGIGDLVSNITALYDWKFEEENGRIIIDDFATMISKKAVNSFIRTEFKNIKDDLFLKELVDSLILNGISMEIAGDSSPASGSEHLISHALDKFLEMPQLHGIQVGIATYIMAKVQYHRFERISKILKETNFFEHAKTLKMKKKDYKKAIDIAPSIKPNRYTYIHVDENRILAKKIIDEDEILNYILI; from the coding sequence ATGAAGACGTCAACTCATAGAATAGCTATTCCTTCTATTTTAGAGGTAGGAAAAGGAAATATAAATAATGTAGGCAACTTGATTAAGAAAGCCATGTTTAAAAGTGTTTTAATATGCTTTGGCGAGGGTCTAGAAGAATTGTTTGGAGATTCTATATGCAACTCTTTAAAAGAAGCTAATATAGATATTTCAAGAATAGAAACAATATCAGATGTAAATTTCGAAAAGATTAGTGTAAAAGCTTTTGAAATATCAAACGACGTAGAAGCTTTAATTGGAGTAGGTGGAGGAAAGGCTATAGATGCTGTTAAGTACATGAGCTTTTTGAGAAAATTACCGTTTATTAGTATTCCAACTTCAACTTCTAATGATGGTTTTTCAAGTGCAGGTGCATCTCTTTTAGTTAATGGCAAGAGGATGTCTCTGCCAGCTAAAACTCCTTATGGAATAATTGTAGATATTGATGTTATTAAGAGTGCACCAGAAAAATTTATATATTCGGGGATAGGAGATTTAGTATCAAATATCACTGCGTTGTATGATTGGAAATTTGAAGAAGAAAATGGAAGGATAATTATTGATGATTTTGCTACTATGATTTCTAAGAAAGCAGTCAATAGTTTTATAAGAACTGAGTTTAAAAATATTAAAGATGATTTGTTTCTGAAGGAATTAGTGGATTCATTAATATTGAATGGTATTTCTATGGAAATAGCAGGTGATAGCTCGCCGGCCTCTGGTTCAGAGCATCTAATATCTCATGCATTAGATAAATTTTTAGAAATGCCTCAGCTTCATGGAATACAGGTTGGAATTGCAACATATATTATGGCGAAAGTACAATATCATAGATTTGAAAGAATATCGAAGATATTAAAAGAAACAAACTTTTTCGAGCATGCAAAAACTTTAAAAATGAAAAAGAAAGATTATAAAAAAGCTATTGATATTGCTCCATCAATAAAACCTAATAGATATACGTATATTCATGTAGATGAAAATAGAATTCTTGCTAAAAAAATTATAGATGAGGATGAAATTCTGAACTACATATTAATATAA
- a CDS encoding PspC domain-containing protein, which yields MEKRLYLSATDKKLAGVCGGIAEYFGLDSTLVRIGWAILIVCAGSGLLLYIICALIIPKQPLL from the coding sequence ATGGAGAAAAGACTCTATCTATCAGCAACAGATAAAAAGTTAGCAGGGGTATGCGGTGGGATAGCTGAATACTTTGGACTTGATTCAACATTAGTCAGAATTGGGTGGGCAATTTTGATTGTTTGTGCGGGATCGGGATTACTCTTATATATAATTTGTGCATTAATTATACCAAAGCAACCGCTATTATAA
- the ilvD gene encoding dihydroxy-acid dehydratase: protein MISQEVRKIAPEMDPLRRGMGWTTEDLSKPQIIVESTFGDSHPGSAHLLKFANRAVEGITQSGGKGARYFATDICDGMSQGHDGINYSLASRDTLTSLIEIHANATPFDGGVFISSCDKAVPSHLMSIGRLNIPAIMVTGGVMEAGPDLLTLEQIGAYSAMCQRGEISEEKLTFYKENACPSCGACSFMGTAATMQVMAEALGLMLPGSSLMPATCEDLEEVALKAGRQAVELAKMNLRPKDIVTIKSFENAILVHAAISGSTNSLLHLPAIAHEFGLYIDEETFDRIHKDAHYLLNIRPAGKWPAQYFYYAGGVPAIMEELKHLLHLDVMTVTGKTLGENLEELKTNGYYEKCNEYLEKVGLKKEDVIRPFNNAIGTNGSVSILKGNIAPEGAVVKHSAVPKEMHEAILKAKPFDSEEEAIDAVLRKIIRPGDAVIIRYEGPKGSGMPEMFYTTEAIASDEELSASIALITDGRFSGASKGPAIGHVSPEAAVGGPIALIEEDDLIEISIPNRVLQIVGIKGKKCSKEEVEKVFEERRKNWKPRKSKYESGILKIFSEHAVSPMKGGYMK from the coding sequence ATGATTAGTCAAGAAGTAAGAAAAATTGCTCCAGAGATGGATCCACTTCGAAGAGGAATGGGATGGACAACAGAAGATTTGTCAAAGCCACAAATTATAGTAGAAAGTACATTTGGAGATAGTCATCCAGGAAGTGCTCATCTATTGAAATTTGCTAACAGAGCAGTTGAGGGAATTACACAATCAGGTGGGAAAGGTGCTAGATACTTTGCAACAGATATTTGTGATGGAATGTCACAAGGGCATGATGGAATAAATTACTCCTTAGCGTCTAGAGATACATTAACGTCTTTAATAGAAATCCATGCTAATGCAACACCATTCGATGGAGGCGTATTTATTTCAAGTTGTGATAAAGCAGTTCCATCACATCTTATGTCAATCGGAAGGCTAAACATACCAGCTATTATGGTTACTGGAGGAGTAATGGAAGCAGGTCCTGATTTATTGACACTAGAACAAATAGGTGCCTATAGTGCAATGTGCCAAAGAGGGGAAATTTCAGAAGAAAAATTAACTTTTTATAAAGAAAACGCATGCCCATCTTGTGGAGCTTGTTCATTCATGGGAACAGCAGCTACAATGCAAGTTATGGCAGAAGCACTTGGATTAATGCTTCCAGGTAGCTCATTGATGCCAGCAACATGTGAAGATTTAGAAGAAGTAGCGTTAAAAGCAGGAAGACAAGCTGTTGAACTAGCTAAAATGAATCTTCGTCCAAAAGATATTGTTACAATTAAATCCTTTGAAAATGCTATATTAGTTCATGCAGCTATATCGGGGTCTACTAACTCACTGTTGCATTTACCTGCTATAGCTCATGAATTTGGATTGTATATCGATGAAGAGACTTTTGATAGAATACACAAAGATGCACATTATTTACTAAACATACGTCCTGCTGGAAAATGGCCTGCGCAATATTTCTATTATGCAGGTGGTGTACCAGCAATAATGGAAGAGCTAAAGCACTTGCTTCATTTGGATGTTATGACTGTAACTGGGAAGACTTTAGGTGAAAACTTAGAAGAATTAAAAACTAACGGATATTATGAGAAGTGTAATGAGTATCTTGAAAAAGTAGGACTAAAAAAAGAAGATGTTATTCGTCCATTCAATAATGCTATTGGTACTAATGGTTCTGTATCGATATTAAAGGGAAATATAGCGCCAGAAGGTGCTGTAGTAAAACATTCTGCAGTTCCTAAAGAAATGCATGAGGCTATACTAAAAGCAAAACCTTTTGATAGTGAAGAGGAAGCTATTGATGCAGTCTTAAGAAAAATAATTCGTCCAGGGGATGCGGTTATTATAAGATATGAAGGACCAAAAGGTAGCGGAATGCCAGAAATGTTCTATACAACAGAAGCAATTGCTTCGGATGAAGAATTATCTGCTAGTATAGCGTTAATAACAGATGGTAGATTCTCAGGAGCTTCTAAAGGACCGGCAATTGGACACGTATCACCAGAGGCCGCAGTAGGAGGACCGATTGCATTAATTGAAGAAGATGATTTGATTGAAATTAGTATTCCTAATAGAGTATTACAGATCGTTGGTATAAAGGGAAAAAAATGCAGTAAAGAAGAAGTAGAGAAAGTTTTTGAAGAACGTAGAAAGAATTGGAAACCACGAAAATCAAAATACGAATCTGGAATTCTAAAGATTTTTTCAGAACATGCAGTATCACCAATGAAAGGTGGATATATGAAATAG
- a CDS encoding FadR/GntR family transcriptional regulator translates to MSDIRELSFNDTNSSTKSLGEQTSERIVRLIIDSDWKSGDKLPNEYDLASSLNVGRSTIREAIKALVSRNVLEIRRGAGTFISDKCGIADDPLGLTFVKDKYKLALDLLEVRFMIEPSIASIAATKATDEEIEQMSNLCDEIESLILKDEPYLEKDIEFHTAIAKSSKNLVVVNLIPIINRSITIFIDITNRKLRNETIETHREILNSIKEHNANGAHDAMLLHLVYNRRNIASIIGKERNY, encoded by the coding sequence ATGTCAGATATTAGAGAATTGAGTTTCAATGATACAAATAGTTCAACAAAATCACTAGGGGAGCAAACTTCAGAAAGAATTGTTCGATTGATTATAGATAGTGATTGGAAATCTGGAGATAAGCTACCTAATGAATATGATCTTGCAAGTAGCCTTAATGTAGGAAGAAGCACTATAAGAGAAGCTATAAAGGCTTTGGTTTCACGGAATGTTTTAGAAATTAGACGTGGAGCTGGAACTTTTATTTCTGATAAATGTGGAATTGCTGATGATCCCCTAGGATTAACGTTTGTAAAAGATAAATATAAATTAGCGCTTGATTTATTGGAAGTAAGATTTATGATAGAACCATCAATAGCATCTATAGCTGCTACAAAAGCTACTGATGAAGAAATCGAACAAATGTCTAACTTGTGTGACGAAATAGAGAGTCTTATCTTAAAAGATGAACCATATTTAGAGAAAGATATAGAGTTTCATACTGCAATAGCTAAGAGCAGTAAGAATTTGGTTGTGGTTAATTTGATTCCAATAATTAATAGATCTATTACTATATTTATCGATATTACAAATAGAAAATTACGTAATGAAACAATAGAGACACACAGGGAAATTTTAAATTCGATTAAGGAACATAATGCTAATGGAGCGCATGATGCGATGCTCTTACACTTAGTATATAATCGAAGGAATATCGCAAGTATTATAGGCAAGGAAAGAAATTATTAA
- a CDS encoding APC family permease yields the protein MSEKNNKKIVWYTLAFMAFSTVWGFGNVINGFSEYNGLKSVVSWILIFAIYFVPYALMVGELGSAFKEFGGGVSSWINETISPRVAYYAGWTYWIVHMPYISQKPSNFMIATSWAIFQDKRISSMDTKLLQITCLVIFLVGLYIASKGLNPLKKLATLAGTSMFVMSILFIVLMVAAPAITNAHLNSIDWSIKTFMPAFDMKFFTGLSILIFAVGGCEKISPYVNEMDDPEKGFSKGMIALAVMVAVCAILGTISLGMMFDSNNVPKDLMTNGAYYAFQKLGEYYHLGNLFVVVYAITNMIGQFAVLIISIDAPLRMLLDSADKNFIPEKMFVKNKYGTYKNGHKLILIIVSILIIVPAFGIGNVDELVKWLVKLNAVCMPLRYLWVFAAYIALKKAGEKFKPEYQFVKNRTVGIIIGAWCFAFTAFACISGMYTADKFQLVLNIITPFVLLGLGFIMPYFARKNNN from the coding sequence ATGTCTGAAAAAAACAACAAAAAAATTGTTTGGTATACCTTAGCATTTATGGCTTTTTCAACAGTTTGGGGTTTTGGTAACGTTATCAATGGTTTCTCTGAATATAATGGACTTAAGTCAGTAGTATCTTGGATCCTGATTTTTGCTATTTATTTTGTACCATACGCACTAATGGTAGGAGAGTTAGGATCAGCGTTTAAAGAATTTGGTGGTGGTGTCAGTTCATGGATAAATGAAACAATAAGTCCTAGAGTTGCCTATTATGCAGGATGGACATATTGGATTGTTCATATGCCTTATATTTCACAAAAACCATCAAACTTTATGATAGCAACAAGTTGGGCTATATTTCAAGATAAAAGAATTAGCAGTATGGATACAAAGTTACTACAAATAACATGTTTAGTAATTTTTTTGGTTGGACTTTATATAGCTTCCAAAGGATTAAATCCGTTAAAAAAATTAGCTACACTTGCAGGAACATCGATGTTTGTAATGTCAATTTTGTTTATTGTTTTAATGGTAGCTGCACCTGCTATTACTAATGCGCATTTAAATTCTATAGATTGGTCTATAAAAACGTTTATGCCCGCATTTGATATGAAGTTTTTTACAGGTCTATCTATATTAATTTTTGCGGTTGGCGGTTGTGAAAAGATTTCGCCATATGTAAACGAAATGGATGATCCTGAAAAGGGATTCTCAAAGGGTATGATTGCATTAGCTGTTATGGTAGCTGTATGTGCAATTTTAGGAACAATTTCTCTTGGAATGATGTTTGATTCAAATAATGTTCCTAAAGACTTAATGACAAATGGAGCATACTATGCCTTCCAGAAGCTAGGGGAATACTATCATCTAGGTAATTTATTTGTTGTCGTTTATGCTATTACTAACATGATTGGACAGTTTGCGGTATTAATTATATCTATTGATGCACCTTTACGTATGTTACTTGATAGTGCGGATAAGAATTTTATTCCTGAAAAAATGTTTGTAAAAAATAAATATGGCACATATAAAAATGGTCATAAATTAATTTTAATAATTGTTTCAATTTTAATAATAGTTCCAGCCTTTGGTATTGGGAACGTAGACGAGCTAGTGAAATGGCTAGTAAAATTAAATGCTGTGTGTATGCCACTTCGTTATTTATGGGTATTTGCTGCTTATATTGCATTGAAAAAAGCAGGAGAAAAATTCAAGCCAGAATATCAATTTGTAAAAAACAGAACTGTTGGTATTATAATTGGAGCATGGTGTTTTGCATTTACTGCTTTTGCATGTATTAGTGGTATGTATACAGCTGATAAATTTCAATTAGTTCTTAATATTATAACTCCTTTTGTATTACTTGGGCTAGGATTTATAATGCCGTATTTTGCACGAAAGAACAATAATTAA